In one Sebaldella sp. S0638 genomic region, the following are encoded:
- a CDS encoding TetR/AcrR family transcriptional regulator: MKKTEIKKRKVIEESAKLFYFNGYVNTGLKEILEVCNIPKGSFYYYFKNKDDLLIHVIDYHTNNIIRFFDRTVNDLSIPKFKVFFHNFFSNVELNSYHGGSPLGNIANELSDVNEDIRQHLLLSYRKIEMKFSFFLSMMKNINPNYKTLQAEEVARALVSQMEGTMLKIKLEKKESAITDFFFIFDKLLKVNAG, from the coding sequence ATGAAAAAGACTGAAATAAAGAAAAGAAAAGTTATAGAAGAAAGCGCGAAGCTTTTTTATTTTAACGGATATGTGAATACGGGACTAAAAGAAATACTGGAAGTTTGTAATATTCCAAAGGGTTCTTTTTATTATTATTTTAAAAACAAAGATGATTTACTTATCCATGTTATAGACTATCATACTAACAATATAATAAGATTTTTTGACAGAACTGTGAATGACCTTTCTATTCCAAAATTTAAGGTATTTTTTCATAATTTTTTCTCAAATGTGGAACTGAACAGTTATCACGGCGGAAGTCCTTTAGGTAATATTGCCAATGAGCTTTCAGATGTAAATGAAGACATTAGACAACACCTGCTCTTATCTTACAGAAAAATAGAAATGAAATTTTCTTTTTTCCTGTCTATGATGAAAAACATAAATCCTAATTATAAAACCCTTCAGGCGGAAGAAGTGGCAAGAGCATTAGTTTCACAGATGGAAGGTACTATGCTTAAGATAAAACTGGAAAAGAAAGAAAGTGCCATTACTGATTTTTTCTTTATATTCGATAAGCTTCTGAAAGTTAATGCAGGATAA
- a CDS encoding MATE family efflux transporter: protein MERKKNLKNMLRYVIPSVTALMVNSVYIIVDGFFVMKGVGEKALAAVTLSVPFLEALIAVSMLLSVGAGIYISYYLGKGNKKTANTVLNTSVVSLLFVSVMISIFGIIFIKKLALILGADENMTELVCNYLKYLLYFSPALIFSYALATFLRNDNKPGLGMAAMIFGGLANGVLDYVFIFIFDMGIEGAGLATGLGPLFSIIIMLPHFFLKKGDLYFSVAAVSLKYCKKLFAAGMPAFITEYSLGIVTYLHNFVIIKVLGDQGVAAYGIIGYVALIILTLYLGISQGIQPLISTAYGAKKEKELKFYTKVSFVLAGIIGVVSTAAVMLFARPVVEIFSGNNTELTSVTVYGLRIYSINFILAGINILAVSIFQSVQKVKTASVIAVIRSTVFVYAALMVLPRIFGNLGIWMSMPFAEAGAFVVIMGIYFFTLKRERETAAECRLH, encoded by the coding sequence ATGGAAAGGAAAAAGAATTTGAAAAACATGCTGAGATATGTTATCCCAAGTGTTACAGCATTAATGGTGAATTCTGTTTATATAATTGTAGACGGTTTTTTCGTAATGAAGGGTGTAGGTGAGAAGGCTCTTGCTGCTGTAACATTAAGTGTGCCGTTTTTAGAGGCGTTGATAGCAGTCAGTATGCTTTTATCAGTAGGGGCAGGGATTTATATCTCTTATTATCTGGGAAAAGGAAATAAGAAAACTGCTAATACAGTATTAAATACATCTGTAGTATCATTACTTTTTGTATCAGTTATGATAAGTATTTTCGGGATTATTTTTATAAAAAAGCTCGCACTTATACTGGGAGCCGATGAAAATATGACAGAGCTGGTATGTAATTATCTGAAATATCTTCTTTATTTCTCACCGGCACTTATTTTTAGTTATGCTTTGGCAACATTTCTCAGAAATGACAATAAACCTGGTCTGGGAATGGCGGCTATGATATTCGGAGGTCTGGCAAACGGAGTACTGGATTATGTATTTATTTTTATATTTGATATGGGAATAGAAGGTGCAGGACTTGCAACCGGTTTGGGTCCTTTATTCAGTATAATAATTATGCTCCCGCATTTTTTTCTTAAAAAAGGAGATTTATACTTTAGCGTAGCTGCGGTCAGTCTAAAGTACTGCAAAAAATTATTTGCTGCGGGGATGCCTGCTTTTATAACTGAATATTCACTTGGAATAGTGACATATCTGCATAACTTTGTGATAATAAAAGTTTTGGGAGATCAGGGAGTAGCTGCTTACGGGATAATCGGATATGTAGCCCTTATAATACTAACACTTTATCTGGGGATTTCTCAGGGAATACAGCCTTTGATAAGTACAGCTTACGGAGCAAAAAAAGAAAAGGAATTAAAATTTTATACAAAGGTGTCATTTGTCCTTGCAGGTATTATAGGAGTAGTAAGTACAGCAGCAGTGATGTTATTTGCCCGGCCTGTAGTGGAGATTTTTTCGGGAAATAATACAGAGCTTACCAGTGTGACGGTGTACGGACTGCGGATATATTCCATTAACTTTATTTTGGCAGGGATTAATATTCTTGCAGTATCAATATTTCAATCTGTTCAAAAAGTAAAAACAGCTTCTGTAATAGCTGTAATAAGAAGTACAGTATTTGTTTATGCAGCTCTTATGGTGCTGCCGAGAATTTTCGGGAATCTCGGCATATGGATGTCTATGCCGTTCGCAGAAGCTGGGGCTTTTGTTGTGATTATGGGGATTTATTTTTTTACATTGAAAAGAGAAAGGGAAACTGCGGCAGAATGCAGACTTCATTAG
- a CDS encoding STAS-like domain-containing protein, giving the protein MRIKKQIINNIRRENQNFSAVVDSTKTEIIVKLIEEYEKSLISRSVAKRILNNLEKFKEITFDYKGIENIGQGFADKI; this is encoded by the coding sequence ATGAGAATAAAAAAACAAATTATAAATAATATAAGAAGAGAAAATCAAAATTTTTCAGCGGTGGTTGATTCCACCAAAACAGAAATAATAGTAAAATTAATAGAAGAATACGAAAAAAGTCTTATTTCCAGATCAGTGGCTAAAAGGATTTTAAATAATCTTGAAAAATTCAAAGAAATCACTTTTGACTATAAAGGTATTGAAAATATAGGTCAAGGCTTTGCTGATAAGATTTAG
- the mnmA gene encoding tRNA 2-thiouridine(34) synthase MnmA, whose amino-acid sequence MKKRVVLGMSGGVDSSVAAILLKEQGYEVIGVFMKNWDETDENGVCPADEDYKDVIAVAEQLDIPYYSVNFVKEYWDRVFTYFLDEYRAGRTPNPDVMCNKEIKFKAFLDYAMKIGADYIATGHYARIDRESGNVRLLRGLDDNKDQTYFLCQLSQEQLEKVIFPIGEYNKKDIRAIAEKHNLKTAKKKDSTGICFIGERDFAEFLNRYLPAKPGKIVTPEGKILGDHVGLMHYTIGQRKGIGIGNTKDGSGEPWFVADKDLERNELIVVQGGDHERLYSKALTADNFNFINKREFPLKCTAKFRYRQTDVGVLVTKTDEDTYRVTFDKPEKSVTLGQIVVLYDNEECIGGGIIKEIIK is encoded by the coding sequence GTGAAAAAGAGAGTAGTTTTAGGAATGTCAGGGGGAGTAGACTCTTCAGTGGCAGCAATATTATTAAAAGAACAAGGATATGAAGTTATAGGCGTATTCATGAAAAACTGGGATGAAACAGATGAAAACGGAGTGTGTCCTGCTGATGAGGATTACAAAGATGTGATAGCCGTGGCGGAACAGCTTGATATTCCTTATTATTCGGTAAACTTTGTAAAAGAATACTGGGACAGGGTATTTACATATTTTCTGGATGAATACAGGGCAGGAAGAACTCCTAATCCGGATGTTATGTGTAATAAGGAAATTAAGTTCAAAGCTTTTCTGGATTATGCAATGAAAATAGGTGCTGACTATATAGCAACAGGACATTATGCCAGAATTGACAGAGAGAGCGGAAATGTGAGACTTTTGAGAGGTCTTGATGATAATAAAGATCAGACATACTTTTTATGCCAGCTGAGTCAGGAACAGCTGGAGAAGGTTATTTTTCCTATTGGCGAATATAATAAAAAGGATATAAGAGCAATCGCAGAAAAGCATAATTTGAAAACAGCAAAGAAAAAAGACAGTACAGGAATATGTTTTATAGGAGAACGGGACTTTGCAGAATTTCTGAACAGGTATCTTCCTGCCAAACCCGGAAAAATAGTCACTCCCGAAGGAAAAATTCTGGGAGATCATGTAGGACTTATGCACTATACAATTGGTCAGAGAAAAGGAATCGGAATAGGCAATACAAAAGACGGATCAGGAGAACCGTGGTTTGTAGCTGACAAAGATCTTGAAAGAAACGAATTGATAGTTGTTCAGGGCGGAGATCATGAAAGACTTTATTCAAAAGCTTTGACAGCTGATAATTTTAATTTTATAAATAAAAGGGAGTTTCCTCTGAAATGTACCGCGAAATTCAGATACAGACAGACAGATGTAGGGGTCTTAGTGACAAAAACTGATGAAGACACTTACAGGGTAACATTTGATAAACCGGAAAAATCAGTAACTCTGGGGCAGATAGTGGTGCTTTATGATAATGAAGAGTGTATCGGCGGGGGAATAATAAAGGAAATTATTAAATAA
- the kdpC gene encoding potassium-transporting ATPase subunit KdpC, whose translation MKILRQSFMITLIFIILCGFIYPVVINGIAAIFFKNKAEGSLITYNGEVVGSRLIGQEFTSPEFFHGRVSAVNYSTGEDENLTPKSGGSNLAVSNPALKERIQSDLEKFLKENPAVKKDEVPAELLTASGSGLDPDISVESAVIQADRVAKANNLSKDEVLKLINDSKKGNLINVLELNLNLLKMK comes from the coding sequence ATGAAAATACTAAGACAGAGTTTTATGATAACATTGATATTTATAATATTATGCGGTTTTATCTATCCTGTGGTCATAAACGGAATCGCAGCCATATTTTTTAAGAATAAAGCAGAGGGAAGCCTTATTACATATAATGGTGAAGTAGTTGGAAGCCGTCTCATCGGACAGGAATTCACAAGTCCGGAATTTTTTCACGGAAGAGTATCAGCTGTGAATTACAGTACAGGTGAAGATGAGAATCTAACACCAAAATCAGGCGGAAGCAATCTTGCTGTTTCTAATCCTGCTTTAAAAGAGCGGATTCAGTCTGATCTGGAAAAATTCCTCAAAGAAAACCCTGCTGTAAAAAAAGATGAAGTTCCTGCTGAACTTCTCACGGCTTCGGGTTCGGGACTAGACCCGGATATTTCTGTGGAATCAGCTGTTATACAGGCTGACAGGGTTGCTAAAGCAAACAATCTTTCAAAAGACGAAGTTTTAAAGCTTATAAATGATTCTAAAAAAGGAAACCTGATAAATGTTCTTGAGCTTAATTTAAATCTGCTAAAAATGAAATAA
- a CDS encoding universal stress protein codes for MSKRRITPEEAMEIYKREMRGKLKIYLGYAPGVGKTYSMLVEGNRLLATGKKIAIGYLEDHNRPETRSQVKNLPVLPRKKIEYMDRTFDEVDVEAVVNYDPDIVLIDELAHTNIHGSKNEKRYQDVTEILDKGIDVYSTLNIQHLESLNDRIYDITNVQVNETVPDNVLENADIEIVDVTPENLRIRMEKGEIYNRETARRALKNFFREGNLSALREIALRQIAEEVDDDVIRYKKSKGITAHWHTMERVLVCISSNPKAARVIRHGARIARKYKCAFYVLDVNYTGLFAKKMSERDIKGLDENKKLALKLGAEIHSREGKSVSSEIIKFVEEMGVTQIILGHSGRSTVTRLFRGSTINKIIEHSKYAEVRVIPWQNK; via the coding sequence ATGTCAAAAAGAAGAATCACACCTGAAGAGGCAATGGAGATATATAAAAGGGAGATGAGGGGGAAGCTGAAAATATATCTTGGTTATGCACCGGGAGTGGGGAAGACTTACAGTATGCTTGTGGAAGGAAACAGGCTTCTCGCTACAGGAAAAAAGATTGCAATCGGTTATCTGGAAGACCATAACAGACCTGAAACAAGAAGTCAGGTAAAAAATCTCCCTGTACTTCCAAGAAAAAAGATAGAGTATATGGACAGGACATTTGATGAAGTAGATGTAGAGGCAGTGGTAAATTATGATCCTGACATTGTACTTATAGATGAACTGGCACATACTAACATACACGGCTCAAAAAATGAAAAAAGATATCAGGACGTCACGGAAATACTGGATAAAGGGATAGATGTATATTCAACACTGAATATACAGCATCTGGAAAGTCTTAATGACAGAATTTATGATATAACCAATGTGCAGGTGAATGAAACTGTACCTGACAATGTTTTGGAAAATGCAGATATAGAAATAGTAGACGTTACACCGGAAAATCTGAGAATCAGAATGGAAAAGGGCGAGATTTATAACAGGGAGACAGCAAGACGTGCTTTGAAAAATTTCTTCAGGGAAGGAAATCTTAGTGCTTTGCGTGAAATAGCCCTAAGGCAGATAGCGGAAGAAGTGGATGACGATGTAATCAGATATAAAAAATCAAAAGGAATTACTGCACACTGGCATACTATGGAAAGGGTACTTGTCTGTATTTCATCAAATCCGAAAGCTGCGAGGGTAATAAGACACGGAGCAAGAATTGCGAGAAAATATAAATGTGCTTTTTATGTACTAGATGTTAATTATACCGGCTTATTTGCCAAAAAAATGTCAGAAAGAGACATAAAAGGACTTGATGAAAATAAAAAACTCGCACTGAAACTTGGGGCAGAAATTCATTCAAGAGAAGGAAAAAGCGTATCATCGGAAATAATAAAATTTGTGGAGGAAATGGGAGTAACGCAGATAATTCTCGGACACAGCGGACGGAGTACAGTAACAAGACTTTTCAGGGGTTCTACTATTAATAAAATTATAGAACATTCAAAATATGCAGAAGTAAGAGTTATTCCATGGCAAAATAAATAG
- a CDS encoding septum formation initiator family protein, which yields MIKRKNIFKVFFNIIFLFIVLNILIEGIQLNIRRNGLKRQVSDAQIKIDELEKKRKTLEEEIKKIEENEKIERLARDRLDLHKKGETVYKVVE from the coding sequence ATGATAAAGAGAAAGAACATATTTAAGGTATTTTTTAATATAATATTTTTATTTATTGTTTTAAACATATTAATTGAGGGAATACAGCTTAACATAAGAAGAAACGGGTTAAAGAGGCAGGTCAGCGATGCACAGATAAAAATAGACGAGTTAGAGAAGAAGAGGAAAACTCTAGAGGAAGAGATAAAGAAAATAGAGGAAAATGAAAAAATAGAGCGTCTTGCAAGGGACAGGCTTGATTTACATAAAAAAGGAGAAACGGTTTATAAAGTAGTAGAATAA
- the kdpA gene encoding potassium-transporting ATPase subunit KdpA yields the protein MDIYYPIVTFIIFIILCIPGGKYLSTVISYEKNPFDRIFAPLDNLIYKVIGIEKEDMNWKEYSKAILFTNFFAFFITFLVFRFQGLFHGNAVFGSALSFNSAVSFVTNTNLQDYSGEDAGLITTMIIIFQMFFSAATGFAAASAFIRGLAKEKGLGNFFMDITRIITRVLLPIAVIVSIILIINNVPQSFAGTKIIKTIEGNFQALKLGPVAALESIKHLGTNGGGIFSANSAHPFENPNNFTNIVEMLSMMFLPGSMVVAYGLLLKNKKQGIALFVTMSFLFIVSTAILIWAEKSGNSAVSHIGIPQILGNMEGKEMRFGTVNSALFSSVTTSFTTGSVNNMHDSLTPIGGLITMWNMMLNVIFGGKGIGLITILIYAMLTVFISGLMVGRTPEFLGKKLEAKEIKIICFAILIHPFLILIPTAFSLIFKSNAVTNPGFHGLSQILYQFTTSSANNGSGFEGLLDNTVYWNMSTGIVMLVGRYLFIILALWLADSLRNKREVPETEFTFKTDNITFSVVLLFIILVIGALTFLPALALGPISEYLTVR from the coding sequence TTTATTATTTTTATTATTCTCTGCATTCCCGGAGGAAAATATCTTTCAACGGTTATTTCTTATGAAAAGAATCCGTTTGACAGAATATTTGCTCCGCTGGACAATCTTATTTACAAAGTCATCGGCATAGAAAAGGAGGATATGAACTGGAAGGAATACAGCAAAGCTATTTTGTTTACTAATTTCTTTGCATTTTTCATTACATTTCTTGTATTCAGATTTCAGGGACTTTTCCATGGTAATGCTGTCTTTGGTTCTGCACTCTCATTTAACTCCGCAGTGAGTTTTGTGACGAATACAAACCTGCAGGACTACAGCGGCGAAGATGCCGGCTTAATAACTACAATGATAATTATATTTCAAATGTTTTTTTCCGCAGCAACAGGTTTTGCCGCAGCATCTGCTTTTATACGCGGACTTGCCAAAGAAAAAGGGCTTGGCAATTTTTTTATGGATATTACGCGGATAATTACAAGGGTATTATTGCCGATTGCAGTAATTGTCTCTATTATTTTAATTATAAATAACGTTCCGCAGAGTTTTGCCGGAACAAAAATAATAAAAACCATTGAAGGCAATTTTCAGGCTCTGAAATTAGGTCCTGTTGCTGCTCTGGAATCTATAAAACACCTTGGTACAAACGGCGGCGGTATATTTTCTGCGAACTCTGCCCATCCGTTTGAAAACCCTAATAATTTTACTAATATTGTTGAAATGCTTTCCATGATGTTTCTGCCAGGTTCAATGGTTGTAGCATACGGTCTGCTTCTAAAAAATAAAAAACAGGGAATTGCCTTATTTGTAACAATGAGTTTTTTATTCATTGTTTCCACAGCTATTCTTATATGGGCGGAAAAATCAGGGAATTCTGCTGTTTCACATATAGGAATCCCGCAGATTTTGGGAAATATGGAAGGCAAGGAAATGAGATTCGGCACTGTAAATTCAGCATTGTTTTCTTCTGTTACTACCTCATTTACTACGGGAAGCGTTAATAATATGCATGATTCCCTCACGCCAATAGGCGGACTGATTACCATGTGGAATATGATGCTTAATGTAATATTCGGAGGTAAAGGAATCGGGCTTATAACAATACTTATTTATGCGATGCTTACTGTATTTATCAGCGGTCTTATGGTAGGAAGAACTCCGGAATTTCTTGGTAAAAAATTAGAGGCAAAAGAAATAAAAATTATTTGTTTTGCTATACTTATACATCCTTTTTTGATATTGATTCCTACTGCATTTTCTCTTATCTTTAAGAGTAATGCGGTTACTAATCCGGGATTTCACGGACTTTCACAGATACTTTACCAGTTTACTACAAGTTCTGCTAATAACGGTTCAGGCTTTGAAGGTCTTCTTGATAATACGGTTTATTGGAATATGAGTACGGGAATTGTTATGCTGGTTGGAAGATATTTATTTATTATTCTTGCATTGTGGCTGGCTGATTCACTTAGAAATAAAAGAGAAGTTCCAGAAACAGAATTTACTTTCAAAACTGATAATATTACTTTTTCGGTAGTTCTGCTGTTTATTATTCTCGTTATAGGGGCACTTACATTTTTACCCGCACTGGCACTTGGTCCGATTTCGGAATATCTCACTGTACGATAG
- the kdpB gene encoding potassium-transporting ATPase subunit KdpB, giving the protein MSKHEKNTKLFTKEILQEAVIDSFKKLNPKFMMQNPVMFVVEIGFVLTLILTFFPHIFPAEGDNPALYNGIVTIILFITLLFANFAESIAEGRGKAQANSLKQTKKDMKAKLVQSDGTIKTIDSTEIKKGDIVLAEAGDLIPTDGEVTEGLASIDESAITGESAPVIKEPGGDFSSVTGGTTVKSDWIKIKITASPGESFLDKMISLVEGAERQKTPNEIALSILLVTLTAIFIVVIITLYPIAGYLNVSLSPATLIALLVCLIPTTIGGLLSAIGIAGMDRVTKFNVIAMSGKAVEACGDIDTIILDKTGTITYGNRLAADFIPVSGVSKEEVTKYALISSLKDNTPEGKSTVELANKFNVNADINDYKDDTFVEFTAQTKMSGIDLRDGTVIRKGSSKSIMEFIEKMNGSIPADLNEIVDGIARLGGTPLVTSVNNKILGVIYLKDTVKTGLVERFEQLRKIGIKTVMCTGDNPLTAETIAREAGIDEFLAEAKPEDKIDIIKKEQAMGKLVAMTGDGTNDAPALAQADVGLAMNSGTISAKEAANMVDLDSNPTKILEVVQIGKQLLITRGALTTFSISNDIAKYFAIIPAMFTIAIPQMEILNIMKLSSPSSAILSSLIFNAVIIPLLIPIALKGVNYKPMKTELLLLKNLSIYGLGGIVTPFILIKIIDMIIAPALRAMGI; this is encoded by the coding sequence ATGAGTAAACATGAAAAAAATACTAAATTATTTACTAAAGAAATTTTACAAGAAGCAGTTATCGACTCCTTCAAAAAATTAAATCCGAAATTTATGATGCAGAATCCTGTTATGTTTGTGGTGGAAATAGGTTTTGTACTTACTTTAATACTTACATTTTTTCCGCATATTTTTCCTGCTGAGGGTGATAATCCCGCATTATATAACGGTATTGTTACTATTATCCTTTTTATTACTCTGCTTTTTGCCAATTTCGCAGAAAGTATAGCTGAAGGGCGTGGGAAAGCTCAGGCTAACAGCCTTAAACAGACCAAAAAAGATATGAAAGCCAAGCTTGTGCAAAGTGACGGTACAATAAAGACAATCGATTCCACTGAGATAAAAAAAGGTGATATTGTACTGGCAGAAGCCGGAGATCTTATCCCTACAGACGGAGAAGTAACAGAAGGTCTAGCTTCTATTGATGAATCTGCCATTACAGGGGAATCTGCTCCTGTAATAAAAGAACCCGGCGGAGACTTCAGTTCTGTTACAGGTGGGACTACTGTTAAGAGCGACTGGATTAAAATAAAAATTACCGCTTCTCCCGGTGAATCATTTCTTGATAAGATGATATCCCTTGTAGAAGGGGCAGAGAGACAGAAAACACCTAATGAAATTGCCTTGAGTATACTCCTTGTGACACTTACTGCTATTTTCATTGTAGTTATAATTACGCTTTATCCCATAGCCGGATATCTGAATGTAAGTCTGTCGCCTGCTACACTGATAGCATTGCTTGTATGTCTTATACCCACCACTATCGGCGGACTTTTGTCAGCTATAGGAATAGCAGGTATGGACAGAGTCACTAAATTTAACGTTATAGCAATGTCAGGTAAGGCTGTGGAAGCCTGTGGAGATATTGACACCATAATTCTGGATAAAACAGGAACAATCACATACGGAAACAGGCTTGCAGCTGATTTTATCCCTGTTTCGGGAGTAAGTAAAGAGGAAGTTACTAAATATGCTCTTATTTCTTCTTTAAAAGATAATACGCCAGAAGGAAAGTCTACTGTGGAACTTGCTAATAAATTTAATGTAAATGCTGATATTAATGATTATAAGGATGATACTTTTGTTGAGTTTACCGCACAGACAAAAATGAGCGGAATTGATTTGAGAGACGGGACAGTGATAAGAAAAGGCTCTTCAAAGTCAATAATGGAATTTATAGAAAAAATGAACGGAAGTATTCCGGCTGATCTGAATGAAATAGTAGACGGTATTGCAAGACTCGGGGGTACACCGCTTGTTACTTCGGTAAACAATAAGATTCTAGGCGTTATCTATCTGAAAGATACTGTAAAAACAGGGCTTGTAGAAAGATTTGAACAGCTTAGAAAAATCGGAATTAAAACTGTTATGTGTACTGGGGATAATCCGCTGACTGCCGAGACTATCGCAAGGGAAGCCGGAATTGATGAATTTCTTGCTGAAGCAAAGCCTGAAGATAAAATTGATATTATAAAGAAAGAACAGGCCATGGGGAAACTCGTTGCCATGACAGGAGACGGTACAAATGATGCTCCTGCACTTGCACAGGCTGATGTAGGGCTTGCAATGAACAGCGGTACTATTTCTGCGAAAGAAGCTGCAAATATGGTAGATCTGGATTCGAACCCCACTAAGATTCTTGAAGTGGTGCAGATAGGCAAACAGCTTCTTATTACAAGGGGAGCTCTGACTACTTTTAGTATTTCCAATGATATAGCAAAGTATTTCGCTATTATTCCTGCTATGTTTACCATAGCCATACCCCAGATGGAAATACTTAATATTATGAAGCTTTCTTCACCGTCAAGCGCTATATTGTCATCACTGATATTCAATGCTGTAATTATACCGCTTTTGATTCCTATAGCGCTGAAAGGTGTGAATTATAAACCTATGAAAACAGAACTTCTGCTGTTAAAAAATCTTTCCATTTACGGACTTGGCGGAATTGTAACACCTTTTATACTGATAAAAATAATTGATATGATTATTGCTCCTGCTTTGAGAGCAATGGGAATATAG
- a CDS encoding serine protease, with translation MKKSFLMLFFLVLLQMSYGADKIKSSIVKIYSTHQQYDFRSPWQNGSDYNSTSTGFIVDGNRIITNAHAVLSNRFLQVRKEGEAKKYKASVEFISEEYDLALIKVDEPGFFNGTVPLKFSGIPMNRDKVAIYGYPMGGDKLSITEGIVSRIEHSKYTLTTEKFLIGQTDAAINPGNSGGPVISKGKVVGVAFSGLLGADNIGYFIPTPIVEHFLNDIKDGNYDGMPKLGIIWSELESPSHRKMLGVENTSTGILIKKIKKNSPLENMLKKGDVLLKLDNYSIEYDGTVEFRKNERTDFNYVVQSKNFGELLRYEIMRDKKKITGEVKLTKDRIPFDLIKNSSFEEPPTYFIYGGLIFEPLTDIYINNSPIKLPEDIDSIQGFQDKKELVVLVRVLSDDVNIGYNNYYDAIITKVNGKSYEDFKDFVKIVKLSKAEFMKFEDMDGNEIVLDTQQVGERNSEIFQNYSIDKEMSADIADIYQ, from the coding sequence ATGAAAAAAAGTTTTTTGATGTTATTCTTTTTAGTTTTACTTCAAATGTCATACGGGGCAGATAAAATAAAATCGTCTATAGTGAAAATATATTCCACGCATCAGCAGTATGATTTCAGAAGTCCATGGCAGAACGGTTCTGACTATAATTCTACTTCAACAGGTTTTATAGTAGATGGAAACAGAATTATTACCAATGCACATGCAGTATTGAGCAACAGGTTCCTTCAGGTGAGAAAAGAAGGAGAAGCAAAAAAATACAAAGCCAGTGTGGAATTCATATCGGAAGAATATGATCTGGCTTTGATAAAAGTAGATGAACCCGGTTTTTTTAACGGGACTGTTCCTCTGAAATTTTCAGGAATTCCGATGAATCGTGATAAAGTGGCGATTTACGGTTATCCCATGGGCGGCGATAAATTAAGTATAACAGAAGGAATAGTATCGAGAATAGAACATAGTAAATATACACTGACAACAGAAAAATTTCTTATAGGTCAGACAGATGCGGCAATAAATCCGGGAAACAGCGGAGGTCCTGTGATTTCCAAAGGTAAAGTCGTGGGAGTAGCTTTTTCGGGACTGCTTGGTGCTGATAATATAGGATATTTTATCCCTACACCTATAGTGGAACATTTCCTAAATGATATAAAAGACGGAAATTATGATGGAATGCCGAAACTTGGTATTATATGGTCAGAGCTTGAAAGTCCGTCACATAGAAAGATGCTTGGTGTGGAAAATACATCAACGGGAATATTAATAAAAAAAATAAAGAAAAATTCACCTTTAGAAAATATGCTGAAAAAAGGGGATGTTCTTTTGAAACTGGATAATTACTCAATAGAATATGACGGAACAGTGGAGTTCAGGAAAAATGAAAGAACAGATTTCAATTATGTAGTACAGAGCAAAAACTTCGGAGAGCTTCTCAGATATGAGATAATGCGGGACAAAAAGAAAATTACCGGGGAAGTAAAGCTTACAAAGGATAGAATTCCTTTTGATCTCATAAAAAACAGCTCATTTGAAGAACCACCCACATATTTTATATACGGCGGATTGATTTTTGAACCGCTTACAGATATTTATATAAATAATTCACCTATAAAGCTTCCCGAGGACATAGACAGCATACAGGGCTTTCAGGATAAAAAAGAGCTTGTAGTGCTTGTAAGAGTGCTTTCAGATGATGTAAATATTGGTTATAATAATTATTATGATGCGATAATTACAAAGGTAAACGGTAAGAGTTATGAAGATTTCAAAGATTTTGTCAAAATAGTAAAATTATCGAAGGCTGAGTTTATGAAATTTGAGGATATGGACGGGAATGAGATCGTACTTGACACACAGCAGGTGGGAGAAAGAAATTCCGAAATATTCCAAAATTATAGTATAGACAAGGAAATGTCGGCTGACATTGCTGATATTTACCAGTAA